From a region of the Tursiops truncatus isolate mTurTru1 chromosome 2, mTurTru1.mat.Y, whole genome shotgun sequence genome:
- the RPL10L gene encoding ribosomal protein uL16-like yields the protein MGRRPARCYRYCKNKPYPKSRFCRGVPDAKIRIFDLGRKKAKVDEFPLCGHIVSDEYEQLSSESLEAARICANKYMVKSCGKDGFHIRVRLHPLHVIRINKVLSCAGADRLQTGMRGAFGKPQGTVARVHVGQVIMSIRTKLQNKEHVIEALRRAKFKFPGRQKIHISKKWGFTKFNADEFEDKVAKKCLIPDGCGVKYIPSRGPLDKWRALHS from the coding sequence ATGGGCCGGCGACCCGCTCGTTGTTACCGGTATTGCAAGAATAAGCCGTATCCAAAGTCTCGCTTTTGCCGAGGTGTCCCTGATGCCAAGATCCGTATCTTTGACCTGGGTCGGAAGAAGGCAAAAGTGGATGAGTTCCCACTCTGTGGACACATAGTGTCTGATGAGTATGAGCAGCTCTCTTCTGAATCCCTGGAGGCCGCCCGAATTTGTGCCAACAAGTACATGGTGAAAAGTTGTGGCAAAGATGGCTTTCACATCCGAGTGCGACTCCATCCATTACATGTTATCCGCATCAACAAGGTGTTGTCCTGTGCTGGGGCTGACAGACTCCAGACAGGTATGCGAGGTGCCTTTGGAAAACCCCAGGGTACAGTGGCCAGAGTCCATGTTGGTCAAGTCATCATGTCCATCCGCACCAAGCTTCAGAACAAGGAACATGTGATTGAAGCCTTACGCAGGGCCAAGTTCAAGTTCCCTGGGCGCCAGAAGATTCATATCTCCAAGAAATGGGGCTTTACCAAGTTTAATGCTGATGAATTTGAAGACAAAGTGGCTAAGAAGTGCCTCATCCCGGATGGTTGTGGAGTCAAATACATCCCCAGCCGTGGCCCTCTGGATAAGTGGCGAGCTCTGCACTCGTGA